The Rhizobium rosettiformans genomic sequence AACCGGCCGCATCGTTCGCATCGCAGAGCGCACCACGCCCCTGTCCGAATCGATCGTGTCCTCAGGCGAGCCGGTCCGCTATGCCCTCGAGATTCGCGGCGGTCATGCGGCCGAACTCGGGCTCGATACATCCGCACGCCTGGTCTTGCCGCTCGATCTGCCGAAATGACGAAGTCTCCGCTCTCTGCCGCCTGAAAATTCAGTGCCGGTAAAACCGCTTTTTTACTGTTGCGGGGGCAGGGTGAACCGTGTATTCCGGCAACATTGCTGGAACGGAGTGTAGCGCAGCCTGGTAGCGCATCTGGTTTGGGACCAGAGGGTCGGGAGTTCGAATCTCTCCACTCCGACCAGCAATCAAAGGCCGCCGGCTAACGCGGTCGGGAAGTGTTCGGCAGGCTGCATTGCCGTTGAAGTCTTGGAGATGGATGAGACCCATGTCTGCAAAGATCTACCGCCCCGCGAAAACCGCCATGCAGTCCGGCAAGGCAAAGACCCATCTCTGGGTTCTGGAATTCGACCAGTCCGCGCCGCGCAAGATCGATCCGATGATGGGCTACACCACGTCGGGAGACACCCGCCAGCAGGTCAAGCTGACCTTCGAAACGCTGGAGCAGGCGGAAGCCTATGCCGCGCGCGAGGGTATCGAGTACCGCGTGATCCTGCCGAAGGAAGCCAAGCGCCAGGTCGTCTCCTACACCGACAACTTCCGCTACAATCGTCTGCAGCCCTGGACGCACTGATCCGGGCTCAACCGCTTTCGGCAGTCCCCAGACGGTCCCTTAGCTCAGCTGGATAGAGCAAGTGCCTTCTAAGCACTAGGTCGTAGGTTCGAGCCCTACAGGGATCGCCAAACTCTGCCATCATGTCTGCCGACATCTCAGGCCGCCGAGCATCGATGTCTCCCAGCTCAATTGACCTGTGCAGAAACGAAACAGCGCGACGTTTTTTCATGTCCGCCAACCTTTCGGAAACCCTTGGGCGTCATGATGCCGCTCACGAGAGGTTAACCATGTCCAGTCGCACCGCTTCTTCCCGCCGCGCGCCGGCAAAACGCCGCAAGTCGAGCCGTTCTTCCGCCGGTCAGGGCATGACATCCTGGCTCGCCATCCTCGCGGTGGTAGCCGGTGGTATCGCGCTCTATGACAACAGGGCCGTCGTCATCAAGCAAGTGTCGCCTTTGCTGTCGAAGGAGCGGTCCGTCGCGGCAAACCCGAAGCCAAAATCAGATACAAGCCGAGAGAAGCAGCCCCAGCCCCAGTCCAAGGCGCAAGCGGCGACCGCAAAGACGCCCGTGCCGCCGGCCGCGGTGGGTGTCGTCAAGGCGGCCGTTCCTCCGGTACGTCCAGCCACGGGCGCGACCGAGACGGCTCAGCTGACAGGAGAGAACTTCTCCGGCAAATTCTATTTCTGCGGCACCTCCGGCCTCGACAATTGCGTCATGAGCGGTGACACCTTCTGGTATCGCAAAACGAAGATCGTGCTGGCGGATATTGCCGCCCCACGCACCGATGGCGCCGCCTGCCAGCAGGAGCGCGACCGGGGCTTCGCAGCCAAGGTCCGCCTCAAGGATCTCCTGAGTTCTGGCCGATTTGATCTCGAGACGCTGAAGGTGCAAGCGGCAAGCGCTGCACCCGGGGTGATGCGGGTGGCGACCCGCGACGGTCGCTCGCTGGGCTCCATCCTTGTTTCGGAAGGTCTGGCCAAGCCGCGCATGGCCCGTCAGCAGAGTTGGTGCCCCTGACGGGAGATAGATATCTTTCCCTCGATGCAGAAGAGCCCGCCGCGGTGTCGCGGCGGGCTCTCGTGTTTCGTGGCTGACTGGCAGATCAGTGCAGGATCTGGCTGAGGAACAACCGGGTGCGCTCATGCTGCGGGTTGTCGAAGAACTCGGCGGGCGAGTTCTGTTCGACGATCTGGCCCTGGTCCATGAAGATCACGCGGTCGGCAACCTGGCGGGCAAAGCCCATTTCATGGGTGACGCAGATCATGGTCATGCCTTCTTCGGCAAGGCCGACCATGGTATCGAGCACTTCCTTGACCATTTCCGGGTCGAGTGCTGAGGTCGGCTCGTCGAACAGCATGATCTTCGGCTTCATGCAGAGCGCACGGGCAATCGCCACGCGCTGCTGCTGACCACCGGACAGCTGGCCCGGATACTTGTTGGCCTGTTCCGGGATCTTGACGCGCTGCAGGAAGTGCATCGCCACTTCCTCCGCATCCTTCTTCGGCATCTTGCGCACCCAGATCGGTGCCAGCGTGCAGTTTTCGAGGATGGTCAGATGCGGGAACAGATTGAAGTGCTGGAACACCATGCCGACTTCACGGCGCACTTCGTCGATCTTCTTCAGATCGTTGGTCAGTTCGATATTGTCGACGATGATATTGCCCGTCTGATGTTCTTCCAGGCGGTTGATGCAGCGGATCATCGTGGACTTGCCGGAGCCTGACGGGCCGGCGACGACGATGCGTTCGCCTTTCATCACCTTGAGGTTGATGTCTCGCAGCACGTGGAAATCCCCGTACCACTTGTTCATGTTGATCAGTTCGACCGCCACATCGGTGCCCGACGCGGTCTTTTTTGCGGAGTTGGCTTCAGCCATTGTTGTTCCCCTTGTCTTTATCGCTTGTGGCCGGTGTCGAGGTGCCGCTCCATGAAGGCGGAATAGCGCGACATGCCGAAGCAGAATATCCAGAATACGAAGCCTGCGAAGATCAGACCCGTGAGCGGTGTCACAGGTGTGGCCCAGGTGGCGTCGGTGAAGTTGAGACGGACGATGCCGAGGAGGTCGAACATGCCGATGATCGACACGAGCGAAGTATCCTTGAACAGACCGATGAAGGTGTTGACGATGCCCGGAATGACCAGCTTGACCGCCTGAGGCAGGATGATCAGGCGGGTCTTCTGCCAGTAGGAGAGGCCGAGCGAGTCTGCGCCCTCATACTGACCCTTCGGGATTGCCTGCAGGCCACCGCGCACGACTTCCGCCATATAGGCAGAGGCGAACAGCGACACGCCGACCAGCGCGCGTAGGAAGTTGTCGATCGTCCAGCCCGTCGGCATGAAGAGCGGCAGCATCACATTGGCCATGAACAGCACGGTGATCAGCGGCACGCCGCGCACGACTTCGATGAAGACAACGCAGATCATCTTGATGACAGGCATGTCCGAACGGCGTCCGAGTGCCAGCAGGATGCCGAGCGGTAGCGAGACGGCGATGCCGACAAAGGACAGGATCAGCGTCACCATCAGGCCGCCCCAGAGCGGGGTTTCCACCACTCGCAGGCCGAAGCC encodes the following:
- a CDS encoding ETC complex I subunit, encoding MSAKIYRPAKTAMQSGKAKTHLWVLEFDQSAPRKIDPMMGYTTSGDTRQQVKLTFETLEQAEAYAAREGIEYRVILPKEAKRQVVSYTDNFRYNRLQPWTH
- a CDS encoding nuclease; protein product: MSSRTASSRRAPAKRRKSSRSSAGQGMTSWLAILAVVAGGIALYDNRAVVIKQVSPLLSKERSVAANPKPKSDTSREKQPQPQSKAQAATAKTPVPPAAVGVVKAAVPPVRPATGATETAQLTGENFSGKFYFCGTSGLDNCVMSGDTFWYRKTKIVLADIAAPRTDGAACQQERDRGFAAKVRLKDLLSSGRFDLETLKVQAASAAPGVMRVATRDGRSLGSILVSEGLAKPRMARQQSWCP
- a CDS encoding amino acid ABC transporter permease; translated protein: MAYEHTYVRQEMLAPLPPPTSEASVVGWIRKNLLATPKDVVLTIIGLAVLALTLPGALNFLFFDAAWFGTDRSVCATIAQGGTQPDGWKGACWAFVESRFSQFIFGRYPLDERWRVILVGVMFVALLIPMLIPKAPRKGLNALLLFIIFPIVAFFLLHGGFGLRVVETPLWGGLMVTLILSFVGIAVSLPLGILLALGRRSDMPVIKMICVVFIEVVRGVPLITVLFMANVMLPLFMPTGWTIDNFLRALVGVSLFASAYMAEVVRGGLQAIPKGQYEGADSLGLSYWQKTRLIILPQAVKLVIPGIVNTFIGLFKDTSLVSIIGMFDLLGIVRLNFTDATWATPVTPLTGLIFAGFVFWIFCFGMSRYSAFMERHLDTGHKR
- a CDS encoding amino acid ABC transporter ATP-binding protein, with translation MAEANSAKKTASGTDVAVELINMNKWYGDFHVLRDINLKVMKGERIVVAGPSGSGKSTMIRCINRLEEHQTGNIIVDNIELTNDLKKIDEVRREVGMVFQHFNLFPHLTILENCTLAPIWVRKMPKKDAEEVAMHFLQRVKIPEQANKYPGQLSGGQQQRVAIARALCMKPKIMLFDEPTSALDPEMVKEVLDTMVGLAEEGMTMICVTHEMGFARQVADRVIFMDQGQIVEQNSPAEFFDNPQHERTRLFLSQILH